One segment of Variovorax paradoxus DNA contains the following:
- a CDS encoding LysR family transcriptional regulator — MPSPHRLQETSLRYFLEVVRSGSLTEAAVRLNVSASAISRQVAMLEDMLGAPLFERRPRGMAPSPAGELLAAHARRGEMEAERVVSDIQGLRGLRRGHVRIACSSGFANEFLPQRIVAFRALHPGIQFELKACDSADVTNAVLLGNADIGLTYSRAAVQGVHVAHRQAASVFALMHPGHALAKFRSVTLAQMLPFPIGLSGPDTTVRQLFDVACSNRGVVFEPALVSNRFEALANFVLLGGGLAIAGEISVRERVRRGELHAAEIRERGMRARSVELQTLAGRTLPEVVRTFLDFLCEALPAPAAPAAPAAQ; from the coding sequence ATGCCCTCCCCCCATCGCCTCCAGGAAACCTCCCTGCGCTACTTCCTCGAGGTGGTGCGCAGCGGCTCGCTGACCGAGGCCGCCGTGCGCCTGAACGTCAGCGCCTCCGCCATCAGCCGGCAGGTCGCGATGCTCGAGGACATGCTGGGTGCGCCGCTGTTCGAGCGCCGCCCGCGCGGCATGGCACCGAGCCCGGCGGGTGAGCTGCTGGCCGCGCATGCACGGCGCGGGGAGATGGAAGCCGAACGCGTGGTGTCCGACATCCAGGGGCTTCGGGGCCTGCGGCGCGGACACGTCCGCATCGCCTGCTCGTCGGGCTTCGCGAACGAGTTCCTGCCGCAGCGGATCGTCGCGTTCCGGGCGCTGCATCCCGGCATCCAGTTCGAGCTGAAAGCCTGCGACTCCGCGGACGTCACCAATGCCGTGCTGCTCGGCAATGCCGACATCGGCCTGACCTACAGCCGTGCAGCCGTCCAGGGCGTGCACGTGGCGCACCGGCAGGCGGCCTCGGTCTTCGCGCTCATGCACCCGGGCCACGCGCTGGCGAAGTTCCGCAGCGTCACCCTGGCGCAGATGCTGCCGTTTCCCATCGGTCTTTCGGGACCCGACACCACGGTGCGCCAGCTGTTCGACGTGGCCTGCAGCAACCGCGGCGTGGTGTTCGAGCCCGCGCTGGTCAGCAACCGCTTCGAGGCGCTGGCCAACTTCGTGCTGCTCGGCGGCGGACTCGCGATCGCCGGCGAGATATCCGTCCGAGAACGCGTGCGGCGCGGCGAACTGCACGCCGCGGAGATCCGCGAGCGCGGCATGCGGGCGCGCTCCGTCGAGCTGCAGACGCTGGCCGGACGGACCCTGCCCGAGGTGGTGCGGACCTTTCTCGACTTCCTGTGCGAGGCACTCCCCGCGCCAGCCGCGCCGGCCGCGCCGGCCGCTCAGTGA
- a CDS encoding M20/M25/M40 family metallo-hydrolase, whose translation MPIHPRLPRKLLAPLAIALLAAAGVAGAADLSPADAERHAQATYREYFELLSLPNDAIVPEDIRKNVEWLEQAFRKRGFTTQQLPNDGKPMLYAEYPGSDPARKTVLFYMHLDGQPVIPAQWAQKSPWTPVLKRKAADGSWEEIDSAPLFSGPLDPEWRVFGRASADDKGPIMMMLAAIDALKAGGGQPAVNVKVILDSEEEKGSPSISKVMQAHRDLLRTDAIVIHDGPMHATNRPTLVFGNRGAAEARLTVYGAKVPLHSGHYGNYAPNPAQRLASLLASMKNDQGRVTVAGYYDHVKIAEADRKIMAAVPDDEAALKRRLGIAQTDKVGGNYQEAMQYPSLNVRGMAAAAVGDKVANIVPDKAVAELDLRTTPDSDAAWLGQQIRKHIERQGYHLVKGEPTDEDRARYDKLASFSYQSEGGDAAGSQINSPVGQWAYKALTGTFGTQPEPVRIRMMGGTVPTAEIVRVLPVPFAIIPLVNADNNQHAANENLRMGNYVSGVRTVYGLMTQPF comes from the coding sequence ATGCCGATCCACCCCCGACTCCCTCGCAAGCTGCTTGCCCCGCTTGCCATTGCCTTGCTCGCCGCCGCCGGCGTTGCCGGCGCGGCCGACCTGTCGCCGGCCGATGCCGAACGCCATGCGCAGGCCACCTACCGCGAGTATTTCGAGCTGCTCTCGCTGCCCAACGATGCCATCGTGCCGGAGGACATCCGCAAGAACGTCGAGTGGCTGGAGCAGGCTTTCCGCAAGCGCGGCTTCACCACGCAGCAGCTGCCCAACGACGGCAAGCCGATGCTCTATGCGGAATACCCGGGCAGCGACCCGGCTCGCAAGACGGTGCTGTTCTACATGCACCTCGACGGCCAGCCCGTGATTCCCGCGCAATGGGCGCAGAAGAGCCCCTGGACGCCGGTGCTCAAGCGCAAGGCGGCCGACGGCAGCTGGGAGGAGATCGATTCGGCGCCGCTCTTCAGCGGCCCGCTCGACCCCGAGTGGCGCGTGTTCGGCCGCGCGTCGGCCGACGACAAGGGGCCGATCATGATGATGCTCGCGGCCATCGACGCGTTGAAGGCCGGCGGCGGGCAGCCGGCGGTGAATGTCAAGGTGATCCTCGACAGCGAGGAGGAAAAGGGCTCGCCCTCGATCAGCAAGGTGATGCAGGCGCACCGCGACCTGCTGCGCACCGACGCCATCGTGATCCACGACGGCCCGATGCACGCCACCAACCGGCCCACGCTGGTGTTCGGCAACCGGGGCGCGGCCGAGGCGCGGCTCACCGTGTACGGCGCCAAGGTGCCGCTGCACAGCGGGCACTACGGCAACTACGCGCCCAACCCGGCGCAGCGCTTGGCGAGCCTGCTGGCCTCGATGAAGAACGACCAGGGCCGCGTGACCGTGGCCGGCTACTACGACCACGTGAAGATCGCCGAGGCCGACCGGAAGATCATGGCCGCCGTGCCCGACGACGAAGCCGCGCTCAAGCGTCGCCTGGGCATCGCGCAGACCGACAAGGTCGGCGGCAACTACCAGGAGGCCATGCAATACCCGTCGCTCAACGTGCGCGGCATGGCGGCCGCGGCGGTGGGCGACAAGGTGGCCAACATCGTGCCGGACAAGGCGGTGGCCGAGCTCGACCTTCGCACCACGCCCGATTCCGACGCGGCCTGGCTCGGCCAGCAGATCCGCAAGCACATCGAGCGCCAGGGCTATCACCTGGTGAAGGGCGAGCCGACCGACGAGGACCGCGCGCGCTACGACAAGCTGGCCAGCTTCTCCTACCAGAGCGAGGGCGGGGACGCGGCCGGCTCGCAGATCAATTCGCCCGTGGGGCAGTGGGCCTACAAGGCGCTCACCGGGACCTTCGGCACCCAGCCGGAGCCGGTGCGCATCCGCATGATGGGCGGTACCGTGCCCACGGCCGAGATCGTGCGCGTGCTGCCGGTGCCGTTCGCGATCATTCCGCTGGTGAACGCGGACAACAACCAGCACGCGGCCAACGAGAACCTGCGCATGGGCAACTACGTGAGCGGCGTGCGCACCGTGTACGGGCTGATGACGCAGCCGTTCTGA
- a CDS encoding iron chaperone — protein sequence MASKSPTTIAEYIEAAPAEGRPHLRRLHALLKRVAPDAEEAIKWGTPFFVEPRFLFAFSAHKAHLNFTPTEAGLDPFREELQKHKTTKGMLHVPYTAELPEALICRIAEQRLQAVLARDDDAFW from the coding sequence ATGGCAAGCAAGAGCCCGACGACGATCGCCGAATACATCGAGGCCGCCCCGGCCGAAGGCCGGCCGCATCTGCGCCGGCTTCACGCACTGCTGAAGCGCGTGGCGCCGGACGCCGAGGAAGCGATCAAGTGGGGCACGCCGTTCTTCGTGGAGCCCCGTTTCCTGTTCGCCTTCTCGGCGCACAAGGCGCACCTGAACTTCACGCCCACCGAAGCCGGGCTGGATCCGTTCCGCGAAGAACTGCAGAAGCACAAGACCACCAAGGGCATGCTGCATGTGCCCTACACCGCGGAGTTGCCGGAGGCACTGATCTGCAGGATCGCCGAGCAGCGCCTGCAGGCCGTGCTCGCACGCGACGACGACGCCTTCTGGTAG
- a CDS encoding VWA domain-containing protein — MGYGNYSHAAHAAIIADRAARPGAEVFTQRSTHPLMNPKGLKVRESRDNADHPNSLGIAFALDVTGSMGDIPQTLARRELPTFMKLLTDCGVPDPQLLFMAIGDATSDHAPLQVGQFESTANLMDQWLTWSYLEGGGGGSGEESYELAFYVMAQHTDMDCWVKRKKRGYLFVTGDELPYPAVSRHQVEGLIGEKLDEDIPIEEVIAAAAETTNLFFLIPDAQRRRRCEGRWRELLGDHVICMDSPDDACAVAAGIVALTEKAVPSLDALAGVMSGTGMAKERVGGVLHALDAYAALLDPAGARRAPPAVATAAANPRSSWWKRLFG; from the coding sequence ATGGGCTACGGAAACTACTCGCACGCCGCGCACGCGGCCATCATCGCCGACCGCGCCGCCAGGCCGGGCGCCGAGGTCTTCACCCAGCGGTCGACGCACCCGCTGATGAACCCGAAGGGGCTGAAGGTGCGCGAGTCGCGCGACAACGCCGACCATCCGAACTCGCTGGGCATCGCCTTCGCGCTCGACGTCACCGGTTCCATGGGCGACATCCCGCAGACGCTGGCGCGCCGCGAACTGCCCACGTTCATGAAGCTGCTGACCGATTGCGGCGTCCCCGATCCGCAACTGCTGTTCATGGCCATCGGCGACGCCACCTCCGACCATGCGCCGCTGCAGGTCGGCCAGTTCGAGTCGACCGCCAACCTCATGGACCAGTGGCTCACCTGGAGCTACCTCGAAGGCGGCGGTGGCGGCAGCGGCGAGGAGAGCTACGAGCTGGCCTTCTACGTGATGGCGCAGCACACCGACATGGACTGCTGGGTCAAGCGCAAGAAGCGCGGCTACCTGTTCGTGACCGGCGACGAGCTGCCGTACCCCGCCGTCTCGCGCCACCAGGTCGAAGGCCTCATCGGCGAGAAGCTCGACGAGGACATCCCGATCGAGGAGGTCATCGCCGCCGCGGCAGAGACCACGAACCTGTTCTTCCTGATTCCCGACGCCCAGCGCCGCCGCCGATGCGAGGGCCGCTGGCGCGAGCTGCTGGGCGACCACGTCATCTGCATGGATTCGCCCGATGACGCCTGCGCCGTGGCGGCCGGCATCGTCGCGCTTACCGAGAAAGCCGTGCCCAGCCTCGATGCGCTGGCCGGCGTGATGAGCGGCACCGGCATGGCCAAGGAACGCGTGGGCGGCGTGCTGCATGCGCTCGACGCCTATGCGGCGCTGCTCGACCCGGCCGGTGCGCGACGTGCGCCGCCGGCGGTGGCCACCGCGGCTGCCAACCCGCGCTCGTCGTGGTGGAAGCGCCTGTTCGGCTGA
- a CDS encoding symmetrical bis(5'-nucleosyl)-tetraphosphatase, with the protein MALYLIGDLQGCDAPLGRLLQKIDFSPSRDTIVLLGDLVNRGPDSLAVLRRVQGYGASALSLLGNHDLHLLGVAHGARKAGRKDTLGELLAAPDSEALLDWVRRQHMALHMRIGAGDLLMVHAGVLPQWTVSDTLVLASEVESVLRGPALGEFLMSMYGNEPDRWQDSLTGSARLRAIVNALTRLRFCSAEGVMEFEAKDSAATAPEGYMPWFDVPGRRTAKATIAFGHWSTLGWLSRPDLLSTDTGCVWGGCLSAVRIGATLEERELIQVECEQSQKPGKTA; encoded by the coding sequence ATGGCACTTTACTTGATTGGCGACCTGCAAGGCTGCGACGCGCCCCTCGGCCGGCTGCTGCAGAAGATCGATTTCTCCCCCAGCCGCGACACCATCGTGCTGCTCGGCGACCTGGTGAACCGGGGTCCCGATTCGCTCGCCGTGCTGCGGCGCGTGCAGGGCTACGGCGCGTCGGCGCTGAGCCTGCTGGGCAACCACGACCTGCACCTGCTGGGCGTGGCACACGGCGCGCGCAAGGCTGGCCGCAAGGACACGCTGGGCGAACTGCTGGCCGCGCCCGACAGCGAGGCGCTGCTCGACTGGGTGCGCCGCCAGCACATGGCGCTGCACATGCGCATTGGCGCTGGCGACCTGCTGATGGTGCACGCCGGCGTGCTGCCGCAGTGGACGGTGAGCGACACCCTGGTGCTGGCGTCGGAGGTCGAGTCGGTGCTGCGCGGGCCGGCGCTGGGCGAGTTCCTGATGTCGATGTACGGCAACGAGCCCGATCGTTGGCAGGACTCGCTGACCGGCAGCGCGCGGCTGCGCGCCATCGTCAACGCGCTGACGCGGCTGCGCTTCTGCAGCGCCGAGGGCGTGATGGAGTTCGAGGCCAAGGACAGCGCCGCCACCGCGCCCGAGGGCTACATGCCCTGGTTCGACGTGCCCGGCCGCAGGACGGCCAAGGCCACCATCGCCTTCGGCCACTGGTCGACGCTGGGCTGGCTCTCGCGGCCCGACCTGCTGTCGACCGACACCGGCTGCGTGTGGGGCGGCTGCCTGAGCGCGGTGCGCATCGGCGCGACGCTGGAAGAGCGCGAGCTGATCCAGGTCGAGTGCGAACAGTCGCAGAAGCCGGGCAAGACCGCCTGA
- a CDS encoding adenylosuccinate synthetase, translating into MTVPAAATRYVSLLGLGFGDCGKGLFTDHLCGALQARTVVRFNGGAQAGHNVVLPDGRHHTFSQFGAGTFHAGVGTVLASPVVVHPTALCVEDAVLRQAGVENAFSRLLIDARCRVTTPFHQAAGRLREWVRGEGAHGSCGVGVGETVRHALATPDDALCYGDLAHPARAFGKLEATRDALLHEFADAAPAHADAAKELAVLRDRTLSHRWLDAVAPCLAQSPPAAADRIAERLARPGTVVFEGAQGVLLDEWRGFHPHTTWSTISTAAVEAVLRDLGIGARVRHLGVLRSYLTRHGAGPLPTHDRGLDARLPEPHNADEGWQGTFRRGHPDAVLLRYALDAVGPLDGLVASHLDAVEGAGLKWCSRYRDAQGSRWSALPIGHVPDLEHQRALTQRLSGVQPLYEGAAIAEPHEWIERVEALSGLAVRYGGFGPTRGTVRALRPFEHP; encoded by the coding sequence GTGACGGTTCCGGCAGCGGCCACGCGCTACGTCTCGCTGCTGGGCCTCGGCTTCGGCGACTGCGGCAAGGGCCTCTTCACCGACCACCTGTGCGGTGCGCTGCAGGCCCGCACGGTGGTGCGCTTCAACGGCGGCGCACAGGCCGGGCACAACGTGGTGCTGCCGGATGGCCGGCACCACACCTTCTCCCAGTTCGGCGCCGGCACTTTCCATGCGGGCGTGGGCACCGTGCTCGCCAGTCCGGTGGTGGTGCACCCGACGGCGCTGTGCGTCGAGGACGCGGTGCTGCGCCAGGCAGGAGTGGAGAATGCTTTCTCGCGCCTCTTGATCGACGCCCGATGCCGCGTGACCACGCCCTTTCACCAGGCCGCGGGCCGCCTGCGCGAATGGGTGCGCGGAGAGGGCGCACACGGCAGCTGTGGCGTGGGCGTGGGGGAAACGGTGCGGCATGCACTGGCCACGCCCGACGATGCGCTGTGCTACGGCGACCTTGCCCATCCTGCGCGCGCCTTCGGCAAGCTGGAAGCCACGCGCGACGCGCTGCTGCACGAATTCGCAGATGCGGCGCCCGCGCATGCCGATGCCGCGAAGGAGCTCGCGGTGCTGCGCGACCGCACGCTGTCGCACCGCTGGCTCGATGCCGTCGCGCCGTGCCTCGCGCAATCGCCGCCCGCTGCCGCGGATCGCATCGCCGAGCGCCTGGCGCGCCCCGGCACAGTGGTGTTCGAGGGTGCGCAGGGTGTGCTGCTCGACGAGTGGCGTGGCTTTCATCCGCACACGACCTGGAGCACCATCTCGACCGCGGCCGTCGAGGCCGTGCTGCGCGACCTCGGCATCGGGGCGCGCGTGCGGCACCTCGGCGTGCTGCGAAGCTATCTCACGCGCCACGGTGCGGGCCCCTTGCCCACGCACGACCGCGGCCTCGACGCGCGGCTGCCGGAGCCGCACAATGCGGACGAGGGATGGCAGGGCACGTTCCGGCGCGGGCATCCCGACGCGGTGCTGCTGCGGTATGCGCTCGATGCGGTCGGCCCGCTCGACGGCCTGGTGGCGAGCCACCTCGATGCAGTCGAAGGCGCCGGCCTGAAATGGTGTTCGCGCTATCGCGATGCGCAAGGTTCGCGCTGGAGCGCGCTGCCGATCGGCCACGTGCCTGACCTCGAGCACCAGCGTGCGCTGACGCAGCGGCTGAGCGGTGTCCAGCCGCTGTACGAAGGCGCCGCCATTGCCGAGCCACATGAGTGGATTGAACGCGTCGAGGCGCTCAGCGGCCTTGCGGTGCGGTACGGTGGCTTCGGTCCCACACGCGGCACCGTCCGGGCGCTGCGCCCCTTCGAACATCCTTGA
- a CDS encoding protein kinase family protein, translating into MPRAARWRTVDCSYCGATVVRGEEIVERESFRAALRRANADVPGGRILHWRDARYRVLAPLATGEHSEVLLAERLGALPERVTFKLSRHSAADSVLAREGAVLKALQDLSMAGAAYFTRRLPQPLGTGVAEGLGDGTRQALVLRHPTGFWGSLQDVALANPAGVDARHAVWIWRRMLEVLGFVHGAGWTHGGISPAHALVHPRDHGVLLIGWSRAQHAAGAAHKAAAARDLAQAAWTVRALLHGGAAGDPGVGAHTPAPLAALLRECSEDTACERLGAQGIEQALSAASREAFGAPRFVRFDPDPHAGG; encoded by the coding sequence TTGCCGCGTGCAGCCCGCTGGCGCACGGTCGACTGCAGCTACTGCGGCGCGACCGTGGTGCGTGGCGAGGAGATCGTCGAGCGCGAGAGTTTCCGCGCCGCGCTGCGACGGGCCAATGCGGACGTGCCGGGAGGGCGCATCCTCCACTGGCGCGATGCGCGCTATCGCGTGCTGGCGCCGCTGGCCACCGGCGAGCACAGCGAAGTGCTGCTGGCAGAGCGGCTCGGCGCGCTGCCAGAGCGCGTCACCTTCAAGCTTTCGCGCCACAGCGCGGCCGACAGCGTGCTGGCCCGCGAAGGCGCGGTGCTGAAGGCCCTGCAGGACCTGTCGATGGCCGGTGCCGCGTACTTCACGCGCCGGTTGCCGCAGCCGCTGGGCACGGGCGTGGCCGAGGGCCTGGGCGACGGCACCCGCCAGGCGCTGGTGCTGCGTCATCCCACCGGCTTCTGGGGCAGCCTGCAGGACGTCGCTCTTGCCAACCCGGCAGGCGTCGATGCGCGCCACGCCGTGTGGATCTGGCGCCGCATGCTCGAGGTGCTGGGCTTCGTGCACGGCGCCGGCTGGACGCACGGCGGCATTTCGCCGGCGCATGCGCTCGTGCACCCGCGCGACCATGGCGTGCTGCTCATCGGCTGGTCGCGCGCGCAGCACGCGGCCGGCGCGGCGCACAAGGCGGCTGCCGCACGCGACCTGGCGCAGGCCGCCTGGACCGTGCGCGCATTGCTGCACGGCGGTGCGGCCGGCGACCCCGGCGTCGGCGCGCACACCCCAGCACCGCTGGCTGCGTTGCTGCGCGAGTGCAGCGAAGACACCGCCTGCGAGCGCCTCGGCGCGCAGGGCATCGAGCAGGCGCTGTCGGCGGCGTCGCGCGAAGCCTTCGGCGCACCGCGGTTCGTTCGTTTCGATCCCGATCCGCACGCCGGCGGCTGA
- a CDS encoding hemolysin family protein produces MDVFLLALLTTLNALFAMSEMALSTSRRARLAALAETGDAGAVAALKLMESPTQFLSTVQIGITSIGMLSGIVGEAAFAAPLAVWMESVGMGAGTASVVSTACVVTCITFFTIIFGELVPKRIGQLYPEPVARWVSRPMRGLAKAAKPFVWLLAGATATTLKLLRIDANAARSVTEEEISASLEEGVDAGVIEQHEHQMVRNVFHLDDRRLSSLMIPRADIEWLDASFTVPQALQKVADAAALNLVHSWYPVCRNSLDDVVGVVSVAQLLRLGSAHPGVLGQEATPAVFVPETLTGMELLEQFRERAGRLVFVVDEYGVVQGLMTPRDLLEAITGELQPGMQTDAWARERPDGVWELDGLMPVSELRARLGIRELPDEERGRYNTVAGLLMAVSGHLPEVGEQIDCAGWSFEIAALEGRRIDRVLASPDQAAPPKSE; encoded by the coding sequence ATGGATGTCTTCCTCCTGGCCTTGCTGACCACGCTCAACGCGTTGTTCGCAATGTCCGAAATGGCCCTTTCCACCAGCCGGCGTGCACGTCTCGCGGCTCTGGCCGAAACGGGAGACGCCGGCGCGGTGGCCGCGCTGAAGCTGATGGAATCGCCCACGCAGTTCCTCTCGACGGTGCAGATCGGCATCACCTCCATCGGCATGCTGAGCGGCATCGTCGGCGAGGCCGCATTCGCAGCGCCCCTGGCCGTGTGGATGGAATCGGTCGGCATGGGCGCCGGCACCGCCAGCGTGGTGTCCACGGCCTGCGTGGTGACCTGCATCACCTTCTTCACCATCATCTTCGGCGAGCTGGTGCCCAAGCGCATCGGCCAGCTGTATCCGGAGCCGGTGGCGCGCTGGGTGTCGCGCCCCATGCGCGGGCTGGCCAAGGCGGCCAAGCCCTTCGTGTGGCTGCTGGCAGGCGCCACGGCCACCACGCTGAAGCTGCTGCGCATCGACGCCAACGCAGCCCGCTCGGTGACCGAGGAGGAAATCTCGGCCAGCCTGGAGGAGGGCGTGGACGCCGGCGTCATCGAGCAGCACGAGCACCAGATGGTGCGCAATGTGTTTCACCTTGATGACAGGCGCCTGTCGTCGCTGATGATCCCGCGCGCCGACATCGAGTGGCTCGATGCCTCGTTCACCGTGCCGCAGGCGCTGCAGAAGGTGGCCGACGCGGCCGCGCTCAACCTGGTGCATTCCTGGTATCCGGTGTGCCGCAACTCGCTCGACGACGTGGTCGGCGTGGTCAGCGTGGCGCAGCTGCTGCGCCTGGGCTCCGCGCATCCCGGCGTGCTGGGCCAGGAGGCCACGCCCGCGGTGTTCGTGCCCGAGACGCTCACCGGCATGGAGCTGCTCGAGCAGTTCCGCGAACGTGCCGGGCGCCTTGTGTTCGTGGTCGACGAGTACGGCGTGGTGCAGGGCCTCATGACCCCGCGCGACCTGCTCGAGGCCATCACCGGCGAGCTGCAGCCTGGCATGCAGACCGACGCCTGGGCCCGCGAGCGGCCCGACGGCGTGTGGGAACTCGACGGCCTCATGCCGGTGTCGGAGCTGCGCGCGCGCCTGGGCATCCGCGAACTGCCCGACGAGGAGCGTGGCCGCTACAACACCGTGGCCGGCCTGCTGATGGCCGTGTCGGGCCACCTGCCCGAAGTGGGAGAACAGATCGACTGCGCCGGCTGGTCCTTCGAGATCGCCGCGCTGGAGGGCCGCCGCATCGATCGCGTGCTGGCGTCCCCCGATCAGGCGGCACCGCCGAAGAGCGAATAG